The Desulfitobacterium chlororespirans DSM 11544 genome contains a region encoding:
- a CDS encoding alkaline phosphatase family protein, translating into MKRKALTEKIAVIGVDGFEPRLAKKFLDQGKMPNLQKFIDRGSCRDDLVLLGAVPTVTPTLWTTLSTGAYPGTHGITCFFGHNHGQLDSLVYNLDSRRCKAEPLWNIYAEEANKKTLVWHWPGSSWPATSDSPNLHVVDGTQPQTINTGIAGIDISKIVVASDKFIEVQFLPNTSTITPGAGCIIENVEELMEDDGEVSYLRAAISSGAKVIKNIITCEEENEVNVLAKMIADSVKSPIKEAAGWANAPAGAKEFTIILGKGLERRPVLLLQNEQGVYDTIQVYKAKKDAQPLVTLKAEQSAYDVVDTITNDDGEPVLGNRNYHALTISPDGSQVTMLIGMAMDVSRDDLFHPKSLYKEVIENIGYVPNRPVVNGANEILVDKVFIPTWDHYSQWQADCLTYFMKNNKYDIIFSHLHNVDNGGHLFWHFAKHQEMWKNNEEAYKVFIERMYIQTDNYIGRFLPYLDEGWTIIVTADHGLSCQENHGVELGEAGGITTPVMEELGYAKIITDENGNHEFDWANTKAVASRGNHIYINLIGRDEHGIVDPKDQYDLETQIISDLYQYRDHKTGKRMVALAMRNKDAVLLGLSGPECGDIVYFKEETFNVIHADSLSTQNGYADTSLSPIFVAAGPGIKEGFKTERVIRQVDVAPTMAFLSGVRLPAQSEGSPVHQILTEEI; encoded by the coding sequence ATGAAGAGGAAAGCTCTAACAGAAAAAATTGCCGTGATCGGAGTCGATGGTTTTGAGCCAAGGCTGGCCAAAAAGTTCCTGGACCAAGGCAAAATGCCCAATTTGCAAAAGTTCATCGACAGAGGCTCCTGCCGGGACGATCTGGTCTTATTAGGGGCCGTGCCCACCGTTACACCGACTCTCTGGACAACCTTGTCTACCGGAGCCTATCCGGGAACCCACGGCATTACCTGCTTCTTTGGTCACAATCATGGTCAGTTGGATAGTCTGGTCTATAATCTGGACTCCAGACGCTGTAAAGCGGAACCGCTGTGGAATATTTATGCTGAAGAGGCCAACAAGAAAACTTTGGTCTGGCATTGGCCGGGCAGCTCCTGGCCGGCCACTTCGGACAGCCCCAACCTTCATGTTGTTGACGGTACTCAGCCCCAGACCATCAATACAGGCATTGCCGGTATAGATATTTCCAAGATAGTCGTTGCTTCAGACAAATTTATAGAGGTACAATTCCTGCCCAATACTTCCACTATTACCCCTGGCGCCGGTTGCATCATTGAGAATGTGGAAGAGCTAATGGAAGATGATGGGGAAGTCAGTTATCTAAGAGCAGCCATCTCAAGCGGCGCCAAAGTTATTAAAAATATCATTACTTGTGAAGAGGAAAACGAGGTCAATGTCCTGGCCAAAATGATTGCCGATTCAGTCAAATCACCGATCAAAGAAGCTGCAGGCTGGGCTAATGCCCCCGCCGGCGCCAAGGAGTTTACCATTATCCTGGGCAAAGGCCTGGAACGCCGTCCGGTCTTGCTTTTACAAAACGAACAAGGCGTTTACGATACAATTCAGGTTTATAAAGCCAAGAAGGATGCCCAGCCTCTTGTCACTCTTAAAGCCGAACAATCAGCTTATGACGTGGTGGATACCATCACCAATGACGACGGAGAACCTGTTTTAGGCAACAGAAACTACCATGCCTTAACCATCAGCCCCGACGGGTCTCAGGTCACTATGCTGATCGGTATGGCCATGGATGTGAGCCGGGATGATTTATTCCACCCCAAGAGTTTGTACAAGGAAGTGATCGAGAATATCGGCTATGTTCCGAACAGACCGGTAGTGAACGGCGCTAACGAAATCCTGGTTGACAAGGTATTTATTCCCACCTGGGACCACTATTCCCAGTGGCAGGCCGATTGCCTGACCTATTTCATGAAAAACAATAAGTATGATATCATCTTTTCCCATCTGCATAACGTGGATAATGGCGGTCATCTGTTCTGGCATTTTGCCAAGCATCAGGAGATGTGGAAAAACAACGAAGAAGCTTACAAGGTGTTTATCGAGAGAATGTATATTCAGACCGATAATTATATAGGAAGATTCCTGCCTTATCTGGATGAAGGCTGGACTATCATCGTCACCGCGGATCATGGCTTGAGCTGCCAGGAAAATCATGGCGTGGAATTGGGTGAAGCAGGGGGCATCACCACACCGGTCATGGAGGAACTGGGCTATGCCAAAATAATTACAGATGAGAATGGCAATCACGAATTTGACTGGGCCAACACCAAAGCAGTGGCCAGCCGGGGCAATCATATTTATATCAACTTGATCGGCCGGGATGAGCACGGAATCGTTGACCCTAAAGACCAATACGATTTGGAAACCCAGATCATCTCTGATTTGTATCAATACCGGGATCACAAAACCGGCAAACGGATGGTGGCCTTGGCTATGCGCAACAAGGACGCTGTGCTTCTCGGTCTGAGCGGACCGGAGTGCGGGGATATCGTCTACTTCAAAGAAGAGACCTTCAATGTTATCCATGCTGATTCTCTATCAACCCAAAACGGCTATGCCGACACCTCCCTTTCCCCGATTTTTGTGGCAGCCGGACCGGGAATCAAAGAAGGCTTTAAAACGGAACGGGTCATTCGTCAGGTAGATGTCGCGCCGACCATGGCTTTCCTGAGCGGCGTCCGCTTACCGGCTCAATCCGAGGGCTCACCTGTTCATCAAATTCTTACGGAAGAAATTTAA
- a CDS encoding Wadjet anti-phage system protein JetD domain-containing protein yields the protein MADAITFNCISTILRVLYQKKNSVGYRVLVQNVAQRGFSFTQIEEGITCLFQKGWLIRQEKRAGISRWEIFKLEIIPFKWPEVESTLGIRRFDRTDILTQLSLVTMENEQAPMAERLRRILSNQYEQLLSKEEGVLSVEGRTLASSRYPEKYLTIMNTLLEIYGLVKTHERISFRNLALRITGESKGLSPYKKDIEQLLGADLRGFYIYDHSDLCYVSGPFTYRIRGLKGSGKGGYPYIILTEETVAEIEIMEMPKTQILVIENLTVFEEILRRGYYERNDVIILFSQGYISQVQISFILKLLTHAQISEIFMWADPDPFGIDIFRNFSRHLEKLGVEVKPVLMDKHSCKRLRIMKPLGNADQELLISSQQEGLPEGLQQLWKYFVDSGMKGEQESFLEVLTDKELLELIPVL from the coding sequence ATGGCGGATGCAATCACTTTTAATTGTATTTCAACCATACTCCGAGTTCTTTACCAGAAAAAGAACTCGGTAGGTTACCGAGTTTTAGTGCAAAATGTAGCGCAACGTGGTTTTTCATTCACTCAAATTGAAGAGGGAATAACTTGTCTATTTCAGAAGGGATGGTTAATTCGTCAGGAAAAACGGGCTGGGATTTCCCGCTGGGAGATATTTAAGCTGGAAATTATACCTTTCAAGTGGCCTGAAGTGGAAAGTACTTTAGGAATAAGGCGTTTTGATCGGACGGATATTTTGACGCAACTAAGCCTGGTGACGATGGAAAATGAGCAAGCACCTATGGCCGAACGGCTACGTCGGATATTGTCAAATCAGTATGAGCAACTTTTGTCCAAGGAAGAAGGGGTACTTTCAGTAGAAGGCAGAACATTGGCATCAAGTAGGTATCCAGAAAAATACTTGACCATTATGAATACCTTGCTTGAAATTTACGGTTTGGTCAAGACGCACGAACGAATTTCGTTCAGAAACCTGGCCCTGCGGATAACCGGAGAAAGTAAGGGACTTTCTCCCTATAAAAAGGATATAGAACAACTGTTAGGGGCCGACCTTAGGGGATTCTATATCTACGATCATAGCGATTTATGTTATGTTTCAGGTCCCTTTACGTATAGAATACGAGGCTTAAAAGGCTCCGGAAAGGGCGGTTATCCTTACATTATACTCACGGAAGAAACCGTGGCTGAAATAGAAATTATGGAGATGCCCAAGACCCAGATATTGGTGATTGAAAACCTGACGGTATTTGAGGAGATTTTACGCCGCGGTTACTATGAACGTAATGATGTGATTATTCTCTTTTCGCAAGGATATATTTCTCAGGTTCAAATATCTTTTATTCTGAAATTGTTGACCCATGCCCAAATTAGTGAAATTTTTATGTGGGCTGATCCCGATCCATTTGGAATTGATATTTTTCGTAATTTCTCCCGGCACCTTGAAAAACTAGGCGTGGAAGTGAAGCCAGTATTAATGGATAAGCATTCTTGCAAGAGACTAAGAATAATGAAACCGCTCGGGAACGCCGACCAAGAACTTTTAATCTCCTCCCAGCAAGAAGGGCTGCCGGAAGGCTTGCAGCAATTGTGGAAGTATTTTGTTGATTCTGGAATGAAAGGGGAACAAGAGAGCTTTCTTGAGGTATTGACTGATAAGGAGTTGCTAGAATTGATTCCGGTTTTATAA
- a CDS encoding thioredoxin family protein yields the protein MSLQRLNAKSFEEIIYDQGSPCLVIFSRKTCHVCKGVVPILEEMQPDYEGKFGFYYVDVEDEQALYQRFSLKGVPQILFFKDGEFQGKLVGAVDDEKVSDKIMEVVEG from the coding sequence ATGTCCTTACAACGATTGAATGCCAAGAGCTTTGAAGAGATTATTTACGATCAAGGGAGCCCCTGCCTGGTGATCTTTTCGAGAAAAACCTGTCATGTCTGTAAAGGGGTAGTGCCAATTTTGGAAGAAATGCAGCCTGACTACGAGGGCAAATTCGGGTTTTATTATGTCGATGTGGAAGACGAACAGGCTTTATACCAAAGATTTTCCCTCAAAGGGGTTCCCCAGATTCTTTTCTTCAAAGATGGGGAGTTTCAAGGGAAACTGGTAGGCGCTGTGGATGATGAGAAGGTGAGTGATAAGATTATGGAGGTTGTTGAGGGGTGA
- a CDS encoding AAA family ATPase has translation MLRFLSLELCNWAFARRQVIPLHECITLLVGPNGSGKTSFLDAFKLLLGSDRLYKKRNIGDYIERQVDKAAIIGRFDNRPVDGHYPFGPLGIFEPVVTLTCRMLLSSEGKWERDYAITPGEFNLDAEERRVDWHRSMAYQQLMEKVGVSKSLLRVISLNQGSTDEILQKDAEELCQYILEISGDKKVMEHFNTTREDLIKTRNQYEELAKTQNLEKERLKVLEGQVGQFRAIQLKKRQLASSLWHYPIAVASETEKTYREFAVDLQEKNEQLKLLDKQQQQVQDEYQAAEEQLTQVNLQFERTRSKERRINEQREDLVREGSRREPEQKEAEEFIKRYEQISERDLRALEHKKQDTDTELDEAKFALRQFQGRYDELALQEAQLDKERRIVYPNYVKEFRGALSLQGIDHKLLAECIEITDNRWRKAIESLLGRERFTVILEPKYLIPGKKVAEKLRYSSYVQKPDLREIRVMSGSALEKIKVLDPSVAGCLHWLNNIMLVEDVEEGHRVAERGIVSLTDQAYRQDSRGGISVYREGVYCGKLAIDAQLEEVRNTIKAIEKPLEDAKKRVDQIQERLVKLIEEIEEQKALRELPSIRERYCLLSETLRKIKANLESLDSQKEYNDEQITRLHNQSQNLAGQRDSAKTAAKNLQEVKEKLRKDVKEKTERIPQLRKQYDEALAVLQPEQKELLAKPDERERLRKAENYQADIESMQEELEKLNEEELIGIEERYKEHRARVDFAEEVIKKKQEEIDDYRQANDEAQEEYADMVTGVFNQLRKHLEEQAEMAALKVKVHINRIGEARWSLDYQLSFNGKPFRPYFHKKLSGGQAVIAALLLLIAAIKVDGAFSFMILDEPTAHLDAGRMRVVGEFLRRTGAQYLLAVPYSENIKHLGWVDMTLNFRLKDDEEELAPPIFYGVVNEHYVMERTGKIF, from the coding sequence GTGCTACGCTTTTTAAGTCTGGAATTATGCAATTGGGCTTTTGCCCGCCGTCAGGTCATCCCACTCCATGAATGCATTACATTGTTAGTTGGACCTAACGGTTCCGGTAAAACATCCTTTTTAGATGCCTTTAAGCTATTATTAGGATCGGATCGGCTTTATAAAAAACGTAATATCGGTGATTACATTGAACGACAGGTGGACAAGGCCGCCATTATCGGGCGTTTTGATAACCGGCCGGTGGACGGCCATTATCCTTTTGGCCCTCTTGGAATATTTGAACCGGTGGTGACCCTGACTTGCCGCATGCTGCTTTCCTCAGAGGGGAAATGGGAGAGGGATTACGCTATTACTCCCGGCGAATTTAATCTCGACGCGGAAGAACGTCGGGTCGACTGGCATCGTTCTATGGCTTATCAGCAGTTAATGGAAAAGGTAGGAGTGAGCAAATCTCTGTTACGAGTTATCAGTTTGAATCAAGGTAGTACTGATGAAATTCTTCAAAAAGACGCCGAAGAACTTTGTCAGTACATTCTGGAGATATCCGGGGACAAAAAAGTGATGGAGCACTTTAATACTACCCGGGAAGATCTTATCAAAACTAGAAATCAATATGAGGAATTGGCCAAAACTCAGAATTTAGAAAAAGAACGGTTAAAAGTACTGGAGGGGCAGGTTGGCCAATTCCGTGCAATACAACTCAAAAAAAGGCAATTGGCCAGTTCTCTTTGGCATTACCCTATTGCCGTAGCTTCGGAAACAGAGAAAACATATCGAGAATTTGCAGTAGACTTGCAAGAGAAGAACGAGCAATTGAAGCTCTTGGATAAACAACAACAACAGGTTCAAGACGAGTATCAAGCGGCAGAGGAACAATTGACCCAAGTAAATTTGCAGTTTGAGCGAACTCGGTCAAAAGAACGGCGTATTAATGAGCAAAGAGAAGATTTAGTTCGTGAGGGAAGCCGGCGGGAACCGGAACAAAAAGAGGCTGAAGAATTTATTAAACGCTATGAACAAATTTCCGAACGAGATTTGCGTGCCTTGGAACATAAAAAGCAAGATACGGATACTGAGTTGGACGAGGCAAAATTTGCTTTGCGGCAGTTTCAGGGACGTTATGACGAGTTAGCTTTGCAGGAAGCCCAGCTAGACAAGGAACGGCGGATCGTCTATCCGAATTATGTCAAAGAGTTCCGTGGAGCATTAAGTCTGCAGGGGATCGATCATAAGTTATTGGCAGAGTGCATTGAAATAACCGATAACCGCTGGCGTAAAGCGATCGAATCTTTACTTGGGAGGGAAAGATTCACCGTAATCTTGGAACCCAAATATTTGATTCCAGGAAAGAAAGTAGCGGAAAAACTTCGTTATTCCTCCTATGTGCAAAAACCGGATTTGCGTGAGATAAGAGTCATGTCCGGATCGGCTTTGGAAAAGATTAAAGTGCTTGACCCTAGCGTAGCCGGGTGCTTGCATTGGTTAAATAATATTATGTTGGTCGAGGACGTTGAGGAAGGCCACCGCGTGGCAGAACGCGGGATCGTATCGCTTACGGATCAAGCCTATCGACAGGATTCGCGAGGGGGTATAAGTGTTTATAGGGAAGGCGTTTACTGCGGAAAATTGGCAATTGACGCCCAATTAGAAGAAGTACGTAATACGATTAAAGCGATAGAAAAACCACTTGAGGACGCCAAAAAACGCGTTGATCAGATTCAGGAGCGCCTTGTCAAGTTAATAGAGGAAATAGAAGAACAAAAAGCGCTCCGGGAATTGCCTTCTATTAGAGAGAGGTATTGTTTATTATCGGAAACATTACGGAAGATAAAAGCAAATTTAGAATCTTTGGATAGTCAGAAAGAATATAATGACGAGCAGATTACACGCTTACATAATCAGTCTCAAAATCTAGCCGGGCAAAGGGACAGCGCTAAAACGGCGGCAAAAAACTTACAAGAAGTGAAGGAAAAGTTGCGGAAGGATGTTAAGGAAAAGACGGAACGAATTCCTCAACTGCGTAAGCAGTATGATGAGGCTTTAGCCGTTTTACAACCGGAGCAGAAAGAACTACTTGCTAAACCCGACGAACGGGAGAGGTTAAGAAAGGCTGAAAACTACCAGGCGGATATAGAGAGTATGCAAGAGGAACTGGAGAAATTAAACGAAGAAGAACTCATTGGGATAGAGGAACGATATAAAGAGCATCGAGCTAGAGTAGATTTTGCCGAAGAAGTTATCAAAAAGAAACAGGAAGAAATAGACGATTATCGTCAAGCCAATGATGAAGCCCAAGAAGAGTATGCCGACATGGTTACCGGAGTGTTTAACCAGTTGCGCAAACACTTGGAAGAGCAAGCCGAAATGGCTGCACTTAAAGTGAAAGTTCACATCAACCGCATCGGTGAAGCGCGCTGGTCATTGGACTACCAACTAAGCTTCAATGGCAAGCCGTTCCGCCCTTACTTCCACAAAAAACTTTCCGGCGGCCAGGCTGTTATTGCAGCCCTATTACTGCTTATTGCGGCGATTAAAGTAGATGGAGCTTTTAGTTTCATGATTTTGGATGAACCCACTGCTCATTTAGACGCGGGGCGAATGAGGGTGGTGGGTGAGTTCTTGCGTCGGACAGGCGCTCAGTATTTATTAGCCGTACCTTATTCGGAGAATATCAAGCATCTGGGCTGGGTAGATATGACACTGAACTTTCGCTTGAAAGACGATGAGGAGGAGTTAGCCCCTCCAATTTTCTACGGCGTGGTTAATGAGCATTATGTCATGGAGAGGACAGGGAAGATTTTTTGA
- a CDS encoding methyl-accepting chemotaxis protein produces MGWFINLKTSRKLLICFLLMALLILTVGITGLLNLGKVNANIKKITLDGIQPILILEDLNKSFAKGAAELAGVVWESQVAEDPAVISDSRRVIAQSIEDGDLLLQQYQMLNLTEEEKGLLGEFKREEAVYRDLREKALTAVELKSYALAGDFNQQAGLQQAKVEGIIDQMIECSLAYNEELQRASEQDFAKAGMVIMLLTAGGFGLALLFSLILGRMISRPILAAVEQAELFAQGDFSTDQQKAFLGRKDEIGQLAQAYDEIDSNMSRLLEQVMAAAEDLKTVGAELSVSAEELNAQGQNINAGAEQIAAGMEETAASAQEMLASGEEISNGAGRLAGKAAEGSRIVQDIEKKAQQMRANAETSRGATLSMYQQKQGEIIAAIQNGEVVQEIRIMAETIDGIAGQTNLLALNAAIEAARAGEQGRGFAVVAEEVRKLAEQSAQTVAGIHAVISKVTEAFGQLSRNSSDVLTFMEEKVIPDYEMLVEAEGQYARDAHRVGTLVEDFAATSEQMLAAIGQMSNAIQTVSASVQESTGSSQEIAHNMSRMAGVMEQVARAAQSQAAHAMDLNTMVEKFKI; encoded by the coding sequence ATGGGATGGTTTATTAATTTAAAAACAAGTAGAAAACTCTTGATCTGCTTTTTGCTGATGGCCCTATTAATCCTGACTGTTGGCATCACCGGGCTGCTTAACCTGGGCAAAGTCAACGCTAACATTAAAAAAATCACCCTGGATGGCATCCAGCCCATTCTCATTTTGGAAGACTTGAATAAGAGCTTTGCCAAAGGAGCTGCGGAGTTGGCCGGCGTAGTCTGGGAGAGCCAGGTTGCAGAAGATCCTGCAGTGATCAGCGATTCCCGCCGGGTGATTGCCCAGTCCATCGAAGACGGCGACCTGTTGCTCCAGCAGTACCAAATGCTCAACTTAACCGAAGAAGAAAAAGGGCTGTTAGGAGAATTCAAGCGTGAGGAGGCGGTTTACCGCGATTTGCGGGAAAAGGCGCTGACCGCCGTTGAATTAAAAAGCTATGCCTTAGCCGGTGACTTCAACCAGCAAGCCGGTCTGCAGCAGGCTAAGGTGGAAGGAATCATCGACCAGATGATTGAGTGTTCTCTGGCCTATAATGAGGAGCTTCAGCGCGCTTCGGAACAGGACTTTGCCAAGGCCGGCATGGTCATTATGCTCCTGACCGCCGGCGGTTTTGGCTTGGCTTTGCTATTCAGCCTGATCCTGGGGAGAATGATCAGCCGTCCGATTCTGGCCGCCGTTGAACAGGCCGAATTATTTGCCCAAGGGGATTTTTCCACGGATCAGCAAAAAGCTTTCCTGGGCAGGAAGGACGAAATCGGCCAATTAGCCCAGGCCTATGATGAGATCGACAGCAATATGAGCCGCCTTCTGGAACAGGTGATGGCGGCTGCCGAGGATCTTAAGACAGTGGGAGCGGAACTATCGGTGTCGGCGGAGGAATTGAACGCGCAGGGACAAAACATCAATGCCGGGGCAGAGCAGATTGCGGCAGGGATGGAGGAGACGGCTGCCTCTGCCCAAGAAATGCTGGCCTCGGGGGAGGAGATCAGCAACGGGGCCGGCCGGCTGGCCGGGAAAGCCGCTGAGGGCAGCCGAATCGTCCAGGACATCGAGAAGAAAGCCCAGCAGATGCGTGCCAATGCTGAAACGTCACGGGGAGCAACCCTGAGCATGTATCAGCAGAAACAAGGAGAGATCATCGCCGCCATCCAAAACGGTGAAGTGGTTCAGGAAATCAGGATCATGGCCGAAACCATCGACGGCATCGCCGGGCAGACCAACCTCCTGGCCTTGAACGCCGCCATCGAAGCAGCCCGGGCCGGAGAGCAGGGGCGGGGCTTTGCCGTGGTCGCCGAAGAAGTGCGGAAGCTGGCCGAACAATCGGCCCAGACCGTAGCGGGAATCCATGCCGTGATCAGCAAAGTCACCGAAGCCTTCGGCCAGCTTTCCCGCAATTCCTCCGACGTGTTAACCTTTATGGAGGAAAAAGTCATACCCGATTACGAGATGCTTGTAGAGGCGGAAGGACAATATGCCCGGGACGCCCATCGGGTAGGAACCCTGGTGGAAGACTTCGCCGCCACATCAGAACAAATGCTGGCCGCCATCGGGCAAATGAGCAACGCCATCCAAACCGTTTCCGCTTCAGTCCAGGAAAGCACCGGCAGTTCCCAGGAAATCGCCCACAATATGAGCCGGATGGCCGGGGTTATGGAGCAGGTGGCCAGAGCCGCCCAGAGCCAAGCTGCACACGCCATGGACTTGAATACTATGGTGGAGAAGTTCAAGATCTGA